The Methanococcoides methylutens genome segment GATCGGTACCGAAGATATGGGACAGATCGTTGCAAAGATCAAGGAATGTGTAGCAAAAGACCCTGGTGCCTTTGATGCTGAACCTATGCTCATCGAAGTCGGCGAAGCTGGCGGCGAAGAGGAAGAAGAAGCTGGCGGACTTAAGCCAATGGCAGCTGAGATCGCAACCATCAGGAACAGGATCCTTGACATTGACAGGGAAATGGTCATTGCCGGTAACTGGAACAAGTACCACGCAGGTGTACACGCGGGTAAGGTCGAAGGTATCATGATCGGTCTTGCAATTACGCTGTCACTACTTGGCCTATTGTTATTCGGGAGGTAATTGACATGGCAGAAGAAATAGAAGGACAAGGAGTCCCAATGGTCATCAGCCCACAGATGGGCGCCATTGAAAGCGTTGTCGAAAGAATTCGATACAGGGCTCAGCTTATCGCAAGGAACCAGAAGCTCGACTCCGGAGTTAATGCTACAGCTGCAACCGGTTTCATTGTCGGATTCGCATTTGCAGTGCTGATGGTACTGATACTCCCATTAATCATCTGGCAAGTAGGTGGTGTAATATGAGCGATGGAAAAAGCGCAACAGCAAGTGTCGTAACAGACCCTGCAGATTTCAACGAGGTTCTTGAGAAGCTCAATGAGATCGATGAAAAGATCGAATTCGTAAACAGTGAGATCGCACAGAGGATCGGAAAGAAAGTAGGAAGAGATATAGGAATTATATACGGAGCAGTCGCTGGTATATTGATGTTCCTCATCTACATTTCAATATCCCCGATACTCATCTGATAAGAGGTAATAACATGTTTAAATTTGACAAGAAACAGGAAGTATTCGAGGTTGGAGGCGTCAAGTTCGGCGGTCAGCCTGGCCAGTACCCAACAGTTCTGATCGGTTCAATGTTCTACAACAGACACAACATCGTGACCGACGAAGATGAGGGAGTTTTCAACAAGGAAGCAGCAGACAATCTCTGGAACCACATGCTTGAGATGACCGACGTAACAGGTAACCCATGCGTTAACCAGATCGTCGGTGAAACACCACAGGCAATCAAGAAGTACATCGACTGGTTCGTTGCAGAGGATGACAAGACACCATTCCTTATCGACTCTTCAGCAGGTGAAGTACGTGCAGCAGCAGCTGAGTACGTAACAGAGATCGGTGTAGCTGACAGGGCTATCTACAACTCCATCAACGGTAGTATCCACGACGATGAGATCGAGGCTATCAGAAAGAGTGACATCGATGCTTCAATCGTCCTTGCATTCAACGCAACAGACCCAACCGTCAAAGGAAAACTCGAAGTCCTTGAGTCCGGTGGTCCAGGCCAGAGCATGGGTATGCTCGACATCGCAAAAGACTGTGGAATCACAAAGCCACTCGTCGATGTAGCTGCAACTCCTCTCGGAGCAGGTGCAGGTGCATCCATGAGAGCAGTCGTCGCTGTAAAGGGACACTTCGGTCTCCCTGTCGGTGGTGGATACCACAACCTTGCATCCGCATGGGACTGGATGAAAGACTACAAGAAGCAGTTCGAGACAAAGGAACAGCGCAAGGCAGTTTACATGCCATCAGATATCGGAACAAACCTTGTCCCACAGACACTTGGTTCAAACTTCCAACTGTTTGGTCCTATCGAGAACACTGACACAGTCTACCCAGCAACCGCAATGGTAGACATCATCCTTGCTGAGACCGCAAAAGAGCTCGGTCTTGAGATCATGGATGAGAACCACCCAATCAACAAACTGGTTTAAACAAACCAGTTTCTTTTTTTCTCTTTTTTTATTAACTGATATTTCAACTCCCCAATCTCGATCTTGCGATCATTACCAGGATC includes the following:
- a CDS encoding tetrahydromethanopterin S-methyltransferase subunit F, with the translated sequence MAEEIEGQGVPMVISPQMGAIESVVERIRYRAQLIARNQKLDSGVNATAATGFIVGFAFAVLMVLILPLIIWQVGGVI
- the mtrG gene encoding tetrahydromethanopterin S-methyltransferase subunit MtrG, which codes for MSDGKSATASVVTDPADFNEVLEKLNEIDEKIEFVNSEIAQRIGKKVGRDIGIIYGAVAGILMFLIYISISPILI
- the mtrH gene encoding tetrahydromethanopterin S-methyltransferase subunit H produces the protein MFKFDKKQEVFEVGGVKFGGQPGQYPTVLIGSMFYNRHNIVTDEDEGVFNKEAADNLWNHMLEMTDVTGNPCVNQIVGETPQAIKKYIDWFVAEDDKTPFLIDSSAGEVRAAAAEYVTEIGVADRAIYNSINGSIHDDEIEAIRKSDIDASIVLAFNATDPTVKGKLEVLESGGPGQSMGMLDIAKDCGITKPLVDVAATPLGAGAGASMRAVVAVKGHFGLPVGGGYHNLASAWDWMKDYKKQFETKEQRKAVYMPSDIGTNLVPQTLGSNFQLFGPIENTDTVYPATAMVDIILAETAKELGLEIMDENHPINKLV